The Dermochelys coriacea isolate rDerCor1 chromosome 7, rDerCor1.pri.v4, whole genome shotgun sequence genome window below encodes:
- the LOC119858331 gene encoding pulmonary surfactant-associated protein A-like yields the protein MLPQLFHIVTAIAFLLVTCHAWDHHEGIHRIPGLNGLPVKEGTPGLKAYQGLRGLLASHVPKLQEIIKGFKNRIARLERVLTLDGTIKTVGKKTFATNRQEGNFQTALEACKQAGGSIASPKNKGENDAVFSIVRLFNKCTYLGIEEHGIPGEVSSLDRIAPNYTNWHADEPSDIGEENCTAMCTDGAWNGTSCNQYCLTICEF from the exons ATGTTGCCCCAACTGTTTCACATAGTCACAGCAATAGCCTTTTTGCTGGTGACATGCCATGCCTGGGACCACCATGAAGGAATTCACAGAATCCCTGGACTGAATGGATTGCCTGTAAAAGAAGGAACGCCTGGTTTAAAAGCATACCAAGGACTGCGAG GCCTACTTGCTTCTCATGTTCCTAAATTACAAGAAATCATCAAAGGATTCAAAAATCGAATTGCCAGACTGGAAAGAG TCCTTACTTTGGATGGGACCATAAAGAcagttggaaaaaaaacatttgctaCCAATCGGCAAGAAGGCAATTTTCAGACCGCATTGGAAGCATGCAAACAGGCGGGCGGCTCCATTGCATCTCCCAAGAATAAGGGGGAGAATGATGCTGTTTTCAGTATTGTGAGGTTATTTAACAAATGTACCTATCTGGGTATTGAGGAGCATGGGATTCCAGGTGAAGTCAGTTCCCTGGATAGAATAGCCCCAAATTATACCAACTGGCATGCAGATGAGCCCAGTGACATAGGGGAAGAAAACTGCACAGCGATGTGCACGGACGGTGCTTGGAATGGCACAAGTTGCAACCAGTACTGCCTCACTATATGTGAATTTTAA